TTCTCGCCGCCGATCTCAAAGCCTCCCGCCTCGTTGATCATCTCAGCGGAAGCCTCGGCGCAGTACCGATTCACCAGCCCCCAAGAGGCAGCGGAGCCGCTCATCACGCCCAAAACGCCGATCTTCAGGACTTTTTCCGCCGCAACGGCCCCGCTCACTGCTCCCAGCACTGCTACCCCAGCCAACAACGCTGCCAACGACTTCTTCACAAACATCGCCTCCTCTTTCAACCTTCTCAAAGCTCACATCGTGATTTTTGGAACTTATTGGCCTTATCTTACCGGCCGGTCTCACTCTCTTCATCATCGCCTGATAACAAAAAAACTTGATATTTTTATTAGTTCTTCCATACTTTGGCTGATTTCATAAGGGTGATTCATTTTTTTGTTATATGGTTTCGCAGCTTGCGGCCGAATCATACTTTTCAACAATTCCTCACGCCCAAGCCTGTTTTTTCTTTATTTTTTCCTAAAGAAATAACATAAAATTGGCTTTATTAGTTGTTTTACAGAAATTCCTCCCGGCGGCCGCCTCGAGCGGCTGGGCAATCCACGAAGAATGCCCGCGTTTTTAACCCACAAACGGCAGCAGCCGACTCAGCCGCAGGCAATTCTCCAAACGACGGAACTCCACTGTCAGCATGAACGATTGCCATTTTGCCCCGCGCCTGCCCGGCCCTTCCATTTGCCCGCCACTGATAGACGCCCCACAAAGATACTCCAAAGATACGGCCATACCTTGGACAGCTTTTCAGGTGACGCGTCCATGCTCTCCCCATAAAAACCGCCATCGATTGCCCCCCTTCCTGTCCCGCACGTGCTCCCGCTTCTCTCTTGGGCACAACAAAAGGAAACAAAAAAGCCCTCCTTGCGGAAGTCTCCGCGAGGAGGGCGAAACGATTGCCGAGTGTTTATTAAGCAGCCTGTCTGCAAAGCCGGCGAGCGGCTAGCCGGTGTAGCAGAATCACGGCAAAGGCAAGGGACACGGCCGCGACGACAAGTCCCAGCATCTGGGAGTACAGCCCGCCGACCAAGAAGCCCAGACCGGAGCAGAAGGCAACGGTCAAGCTGTAGGGGAGCTGAGTCTTCACGTGTTCAACGTGGTCAGCCCCGGCGGCAGTTGACGCCAGAATCGTCGTATCAGAAATCGGCGAGCAGTGGTCTCCGAACACACCGCCGCTCAAGGAAGCGCCGATCATCAATTCCATAGGAACGCCGAAGTGGTGAGCCACCGGCAGCGAAATGGGAAGGATAATCGCCCAAACGCCCCAAGAGCTTCCAGTGGAGAACCCAATGAACGCGCCCACTACAAAAAGGAACGCAGGCATAAGGCCGGCGGGAATATGATAGCTTTCGACGATGTTGATGAGATACCCTTTCAGGTCCATCATGCCGGTGAGGGAACCAATGGACCACGCGAGCACCAGAATGACCGGAATGTCCGAGTTGAGGGCCACGCCGTGGCACCATTCAGGGACGATATCCCGGAACCCGAAGACCTTTGAGTGAGCCCCAATAATCCCGGCAGCGATCGAAGCCGTGAGGAACGAGGTGGAAATTGACAGGGAGATGTTCGACTTGACAAATGCCCCGCCAATACCGTTCACAGGGGCATTCCCCGTCCACATAATCATGGCAATCAGCGTGAGGAACAGCACGCCCAGCGGAACGAGGAAGTTCTTCAGCGTCAGGTTCACGCCGCTGAACAGTTTGTCCTCGTCCAAATCATACTTGCCCATCGGATTGTCGTTCGGCCCAATGAGCTGTCCCGTCTTGATTGCCCGCTGCTCTGCTGCGTACATCGGACCGATATCCAAGTCCCAAATAATCACGGCCAGCAGAACCAGCATGCCAAAGGTAGCGTAGAAGTTAAACGGAAGTGCCCGAAGATACACCGACCACGGGTTATCAGTAATGCCCAGCGCGGTGAACTGCGTCGCGATCAAGCCGATCGCATAGGTGCTGTAGCTGGTAATCGGCGACAAAGTGGCGAAAGGACAGCCCATCACGTCGCAAATATATGCCAGCTTGACCCGGGAAACCCGCAGCTTCTCGGTCACAGGCCGCATGATGGAGCCGAGGGTCAGAGTCGGTTCGGTAAAAATAAACGCAAAAGCGCTGGCATACGTCGTCAGTTGCGCCTGCTTACGAGTTTTCACCCGCTTCGCCGCAAATTCGCCAAAGGCCTTCGCGCCGCCGGTTCGTTTAATCAGGTAGACAAAGCCTCCGCAGGAGACGATCAGCATGAGCATACCGGCGTTCCACTCGTTCGCGATCAGCGGGATGAAAAACTTGGAAATCATCGTGGGGAACCCGACGATTGGGTTCCAACCGCAGATAATCGTCGTTCCTATCCACAGCCCAACGACGAGGGAAAAGACCGTCTGCTTTGTCACCAATGCCAGAACAATCGCCACTATCGGCGGAATGAGGGACAGAAAACCGTACTCCACTTCGAGCACCTCGCTTTAGCAGATTATGATGAAATAGAAAATTATTTCCGGTTCTTTATGCTTCGTTCAGCCTCAAAAACGCCCTTAATAGTAATTCAAAAGTATCCTTTACTCGTATTAGAAGCCTATTTGTGCATTTAAGCGCGAACAATAGGGTAAAAAAAGCGCCGGTTGTCCAGTACACACGGAGCAACCGGCGCTTGCAGCGCCTAAAGTCTACTTTTCCTGAGCGAGCCCACGGAGCAGCACGTCCATGGCTCCAGCCACGTCAGCCTTCACGCCCAGCTTGACGCAAGCTCTGGCCACAGCAGCGACCGCGCCGGTGATGACGTGCTTGTCGATGTTGCCCATATGGCCCATTCTGAAGCCCTTGCCGGCAAACTCGCCCAAGCAGCCGGCCACAACGGCGCCTTCCTCTGCCACGGCAGCGCGGAACTTGGCGTCGTCCACGCCGGCGGGGTACAGGTACACAGTCAGGGTCGGAGCGCGGAAGCCCTCTTCGGCGGCGACTTTAAAGCCCAGTTTTTCCACCGACTGGTCGATCAGCTTGGCAATGCGAATGTGCCGTGCATACCGCTCAGCAAGCCCTTCTTCCTTGATGATCCGGACGGATTCCTTAAGCGACCAGATCAGGTTGACGGCCGGAGTTCCCCAGTACTTGGACGGGTCTCTCATGACCGGCACCCACTCGTTGAAGTCGCAGTAGCTTTCAGGGATGAGTTCGCCCAAGGAAGCGCGGCGGTCCAAAGCAGCCTTGCTGGCCCACAGAACCGTCAGGCCGGGGCAGACGCCGAAGGCCTTCTGCGAGCAGGAAAGCACAATGTCGATGCCCATCTTCTCAAGGTTCTCTTCCGCGCCGGCCGCGGCTGCGACGCCGTCGACGATGTAAATAGTCTCAGGGTGCTTTTTAAGAACTTCGCCGATTGCAGCGATCGGAGCCATGACGCCGGTGGACGTCTCGACGTGAGTGACCGTAACGGCAGCGTATTTCTTTTCCTTCAGTTTCGCCTCGACCATTTCAGCGGTGATGCTGGTTCCCCAGTGATCCGTCGCCAGAACGTCCATGTCGAGTCCCTTGCGAAGGCACATTTTCTTGAACCGGTCGCCGAACGCGCCGTTGGAGCAGACGAGGATCTTGTCGCCCCGCTTGGTAGTGTTGGCCAAAGCCATTTCCATGCCCAGCGTGCCGCTGCCGGCAAAGACGAACGCCTGGCCCCCTTCACCGCAGCCCCACATCTCCTGCAGGTCAAGAACGAGCTGTTTGTAATCCGCCACGAAGCACGGATCGCCAAAGGCAACCGTCGGACGCGCCATTTCGTTCTGAATGCTGCGGACAACAGGAGTCGGTCCAGGAATCATCACAAGCCGTTCAGTCTTAATCATTTATTTTTCCTCCTCGCTTGATTTCGCTCTTTTACAGCTCGAGCGTGTCTAACCGAATGCGCATAACCAACTTCCGAAGCGGCGCCGGTTCCGTCATCGTGACGTAGGGCTGGTGTCCGTCCTCGGGGAAAAACAGGGCGAAGCTGTCGTTGTAGCTCCGCTGAAGCGAGCCGGTTCCGGTGTAGAGCTGAACGTCGGTCTGGGCGTTGTAGTCGCCTAACAGCGTCAGCCGCTCGACCGGGCAGTACCCGACCCACTCGTCGCCGGAAAGCGTCATCTGCAGGTCCGCGTGGCGCTGGTGATTTTCAAACGGCGCGTCGCAGAGCCTCTGGCTGTTTTTTTCCTGAATGAGCGCGTAAATCCTGTCGCCTTCCACGTCATACCGACCGGCACTCAGCCCGCTGAAGTCCGTTTGAGTGATGAACTCAAAGGCCCGACGAATCCCCCAGCCCAGTCCGTAATAACGGGAAGCATGAGCAAGCAGTGCTCGAATCAACGGTTCAACCTCCTTACTGACCGGCGCTGATCCGCGTTCCAGCGCTACCGGCCAGAGCCTCCACCGCCTTGTCAAGGCTGGTGATGACCGACAGCTGACCGCCGCGCTGGACAAACTGAACTGCCGCCTCGACTTTGGGGCCCATGGAACCGGCTTTAAAGTGCCCTTCGCTGGCGTACCGCTTCATATCGCTCACGGAGACGCTTCCAAGCCATTTTTCGTCCGGTTTCCCGTAGTTGACCGCCGCAGCCTGAACGTCGGTGAGAATGACGAGCGCGTCGGCTTGAACCTGACAGGCTAAAAGCATACCGGCCAAGTCCTTATCAATAACCGCCTCGACGCCGGACAGCTCGTTTTCGCGGCGAACAACCGGCACACCGCCGCCGCCGGACGCAACAACCGTCGCGCCGCTGCCCAGCAGACTGGTAATCGCCCCGCGCTCCACGATCTCTGCCGGTTTCGGGGACGGGACAACCCGCCGCCAGCCTCGGCCAGCGTCTTCGATCCACTTTTCTTTTCCGTCGGCAGACCGCTTTTTTGCCTCTTCCTCGCTGTAGAACGGCCCTACCGGCTTGGTCGGGTTCAAAAACGCCGGGTCGTTCGGATCCACAAGGACCTGAGTTACCACGCAGACCGGCTCCCGGCCGTCAATTTTTCGGGCCGCCAGCTCGTTACGCAGGCACTGGCACAGCATATAGCCGATGAAGCCTTGGCTTTCGGCGCCGCAGAAGTCCATTGGCAGAGCCGGAACCTGCCCCGCGCCTGCCGCGTTCTGAATCAGCAGGGCGCCAACCTGAGGCCCATTCCCGTGAGTCACCACAACCTGATACCCTGCCGCGATCATTTCGGCAATCTGACGCGCGGCGACTCGAACGTTTTCCATCTGCTCAGCGGCGGTTCCTTTTTGACCCCGCTGCAAAATGGCGTTTCCGCCCAAAGCCACGACTATACGCTGAATACTCATCAATCGACAACCTCTCACTTATCCGCGCCCGCTCCGCCCGACTGTCGGGACAAGAGACGTCCAAAGCCGGCCGGAGCCAGCACCTTATTTCCGTCATAGACGACCGTCCCGCGGACGATCGTCGTTTTCACCTTGCCGCAAAGCTCCATGCCCATGTAGGGACTGTGGCGGTTTTTGTAAAAAAGCGCCTCAGGCGTCACGGTCCAGCGGGCGTTCGGGTCAAACAGCGTCAAGTCGCCGTCGCTCCCCAGAGCCAACTGCCCCTTTTGGGGGAACAGACCGAACACCTTCGCCGGCCCTTCGCAGAGAAGCTGAACGAGCTGCGTCAATGACATGCCGCGCTTGGCCACGCCCTCGCCGTACAGCACCGAAAGGGTCGTCTGAACTCCCTCAGTTCCGCCCCACGCGTCCCAGAAACAGCCGCTCAGCGGGTTCTTCTGAGGGATCGTCGACGGCGAGTGATCCGAGCATATCATATCGACCTTGCCCGACAGAACCCGATCCCACAGCCGCTCCACATCGGCGGCGGTCCTGATGGCCGGGGTGCACTTTAACTCCCCGCCCAGCCGCTCCAAGTCGGACTCGTTGAAAACCAGATAGTGCGGACAAGTCTCAACCGTCGCGGGCTGGTGTTTTTTCGCCTCAGTCACTATATCAACCACTTCGGCAAGTGTGGCATGGCATACGTGCACCCGAGCTCCGGCGCGGCGGGCCATCACCAGCAGGCCCGCCACTGCCAATTCTTCCGTTTCAGGAGCGTGAGCTTCTAAGAACGACCGAACCGTCAGCCGGCCTTCAGCCCGGGCCCGCTTTTCCCTGACCGACGTCAGCTCCTCGTCCTCGCAGTGAACGCCGACCAGCGCGCCGATGCGGCCTGCCTCAACCAGACCGCGCCAAAGGACATCGTGGTTCGCGTACGGGAAATCGTTACCAGCAAAACATGTGAACGCCTTAAAGCACAGCGCGCCGTTCTGGGACATCGCTTCCATCTGGCTCACGTTGTCGTTCACCAGACCGCCCCACAGGCCATAATCGACCACCGACTTGGCCGCGGCTTGGGTTTTCTTTGCCTCCAGCGTCTCGACCGACGTCACAGTCGGGTTGCCGGACAGCGGCATTTCGACGACCGAGCCAACGCCGCCGGCAGCGGCGGCACAGCTCCCGGTGTAAAAGTCCTCCCGTTCGGTCAGTCCCGGATCGTTAAAGTGGACATGACCGTCCACCAAGGCCGGCAGCACCAGCAGACCGGAAACGTCGATAGTCTGGCGGGCCGGGAAAGCCGAAAGGTCGCCAACCGCCGCAATCCGTCCGTCAGCCACGCCGACATCCGCGCGGGCCGGGCCCTGCGGCAAAACGGCGGTGCCGCCACTGACCAGCAAGTCCAGCATGGAAAGACTCCTTTCAGATGGTGCTTCTTAGTTAACGCCGACCATCGACGAGACGAGCGCCATACGAATCGGAACGCTGAAGCTCATCTGCTTAAAGTACAGTTCGAACTCCGAATGATCGATAGCGTAGTCGAATTCCACTTCGTTCCGGGGCAGCGAGTGCATCAGCCCAACGATACGGCCGGTCCGCCCCCGAATTTTTTTCAGGTCTTCCAAGTGAATATAGAACTTGGCGATTTTCTCCATGAAGTCGTTGCGGGCCGCCGGGTTGTCCTTCGGGACGCAGCAGCCGGGCAGGTAGCAGAGGTGGCACGTGGCCATCACGTCGATGAAGTCCTCGCGGCTCAGGTCGTAGTGGGTCTCGATCTTCGCTCCAGCGGCCTTCAGCTTGTCCATGATCAGTGTCGGAATCGGATGCTCGCTCAGGCCGACGTAGACGATTTCCGCCCCCATGATGGCAAGGCCCATCGCAAACGAGTGGCCGCTCCGGGCACGGCTCAGGTCAGACGAGGCAATGCAGACTCTCAGCCCCTCGAAACCGCCGAACGCCCTGTAGGCGGTGTACATATCCAGAAGCCCCTGAGTGGGATGCGTCTCGTTCCCCCAGCCGCAGCTGATGACGGGGACGCGGGCGGCCGGCAGGGCGGCCTTCACCGTCTCATAGTCCGGGTGACGCAGCCCAATGATATCAGCATAGCACGACGCGGTCGTCAGGTGGTCAGACAACGACTCGCCCTTAGCGGCCGACGAGTTGACCGCCGGGTTCGACTCGGAAATCACGCGGCCGCCCTGGCGCAGCATGGCCAGCTCGGTGCTGAAACGAGTGCGGGTTGAAGGCTGAAAGAACAGAGCGCAGAGGACTTTCCCCTCCATCAAGTTCAAACCGTTCCGCCAGAACGGCTCAATCATCTCAGCGGCGCGGAACAGATGGCCATACTGCTCGCGGGTCAGGTCGGTCAGAAACTCAAGGTTGCGCCCCTTCAGTCCTGTCGCTTCAAGCTCATCCTTGATGTTCATAGGCGCGAAGTTCGCCGTCAAAGCCATAATAAAATCGTCCTTTCGTGGTAGATTCGGGACTACAGCTCCACGTCCCGGTTGCAGTCCTTGGAGTAGATGTAGCTCATCGGCTCGCGCCCGCTGGCGTAGACGCACTGCTGGCAGAAAGCGCCCATCCACAGGAAGTCCTCACGCTGAACCGGGATCCAATCATCGCCCAGCCGGTACACGCCCTCGCCGGAAGTGATGTACATGCCGTGCTCCTGCACGTGAGTCTCGATGAACGAATGGCAGCCGCCGGGCTGGAACGTCAGGATATGGAAGTTCATGTCAAAACCGAGGTCGGTCGGCAGCAGATCGACCAAGTCAACGTTCTCCATATCGTCCAAGTGCTTCACAGGCAGATCGTGAACGTTGCCGAACACCGGCCGAGCCGAGTGCCCTTCCAGAGGAATATACTTCTGCTTGTACATGATGATCCGCATCGTACCGTTAGAATCGTTGCGAATGCCCATGCCAACGCCCTCAGGGGCAAACGCGTAACCGCCCTGCTTGAGAACCTTCGTCTCGCCCGCGACCGTAACAGTCAGCTCGCCCTCGCCGTCCATGAAATAGACAAAGCGCTCGCAGCCCGCGTCGCCCCAGTCCTTAGAAGTGTGAGCGCCGGGAGCGACGGTGGACACGTACCACACAAAGCTCGGCCCGATCTTGGGAGAGGCGATGATCGACGTTTTGAACCCCTCAAAACCCGGAATCACGTTGATAACCCGGCCCTCCGGAGGAATCACAGCATAGACTCCGTTGCGAATAACCGCCCGGGACGAAAGCAAACCCTTTGGATAACCCATTGTATCTTCCTCCTTGTTTGTTCGGCGGCAGAAAGCCGCCGTCCATCTCGCCAATTATTGTGACATTTTTCTCTGCTTAGCGCTTTATGTTTAATTACCCATAAATATAAATATTTTTATAACTTAGAGCCAAAAAGCGCCAGAGCAGGACCCTATTTGTTACCTATCGCCATTCCTAAAGGAAAACGTTACTTCCACGCCGGGAACGACGGCGCGAACAACTCATCAAGCGACTGTCCCCTGAAGTCCCGCTCGGCGACGCTCGCCTTCATCCGATCGTAATACTGCTGAGCCCGCTCGTCCAAGCGAGACTCGTCAATGCCCAGAACGCGGCCATTTTCAAATACGACTCGGCCGTTGATCACGGACAGTTTTAAGTCTCTGCCGGATCCGCTGTTCACAAGCGTCCGGAGAGGATCGTCAATCGGCCCGATATGCCGTCCGGACAGGTCAAAGACCACAATATCCGCCTTAGCCCCCGCCGCCAAACGGCCCAAATCGTCCCGGCCAAGCGCGCGGGCTCCGCCGAGCGTCGCCGTCTCGAAGAAATCGGCCACCCGGTTGCCCTCCGGGGACTTGTCGACTCGCCGGGCCATCATGCTGCCTACACTTATGTTGAGTAGCAAGTCACACGGGAACGTGTCAGTTCCCATGGCCATGTTGACGCCCGCTCTCCGGTACCGGCCA
This is a stretch of genomic DNA from Jonquetella anthropi DSM 22815. It encodes these proteins:
- a CDS encoding aspartate carbamoyltransferase, with the protein product MALTANFAPMNIKDELEATGLKGRNLEFLTDLTREQYGHLFRAAEMIEPFWRNGLNLMEGKVLCALFFQPSTRTRFSTELAMLRQGGRVISESNPAVNSSAAKGESLSDHLTTASCYADIIGLRHPDYETVKAALPAARVPVISCGWGNETHPTQGLLDMYTAYRAFGGFEGLRVCIASSDLSRARSGHSFAMGLAIMGAEIVYVGLSEHPIPTLIMDKLKAAGAKIETHYDLSREDFIDVMATCHLCYLPGCCVPKDNPAARNDFMEKIAKFYIHLEDLKKIRGRTGRIVGLMHSLPRNEVEFDYAIDHSEFELYFKQMSFSVPIRMALVSSMVGVN
- a CDS encoding YhcH/YjgK/YiaL family protein, with amino-acid sequence MIRALLAHASRYYGLGWGIRRAFEFITQTDFSGLSAGRYDVEGDRIYALIQEKNSQRLCDAPFENHQRHADLQMTLSGDEWVGYCPVERLTLLGDYNAQTDVQLYTGTGSLQRSYNDSFALFFPEDGHQPYVTMTEPAPLRKLVMRIRLDTLEL
- the allE gene encoding (S)-ureidoglycine aminohydrolase; its protein translation is MGYPKGLLSSRAVIRNGVYAVIPPEGRVINVIPGFEGFKTSIIASPKIGPSFVWYVSTVAPGAHTSKDWGDAGCERFVYFMDGEGELTVTVAGETKVLKQGGYAFAPEGVGMGIRNDSNGTMRIIMYKQKYIPLEGHSARPVFGNVHDLPVKHLDDMENVDLVDLLPTDLGFDMNFHILTFQPGGCHSFIETHVQEHGMYITSGEGVYRLGDDWIPVQREDFLWMGAFCQQCVYASGREPMSYIYSKDCNRDVEL
- the arcC gene encoding carbamate kinase; translated protein: MSIQRIVVALGGNAILQRGQKGTAAEQMENVRVAARQIAEMIAAGYQVVVTHGNGPQVGALLIQNAAGAGQVPALPMDFCGAESQGFIGYMLCQCLRNELAARKIDGREPVCVVTQVLVDPNDPAFLNPTKPVGPFYSEEEAKKRSADGKEKWIEDAGRGWRRVVPSPKPAEIVERGAITSLLGSGATVVASGGGGVPVVRRENELSGVEAVIDKDLAGMLLACQVQADALVILTDVQAAAVNYGKPDEKWLGSVSVSDMKRYASEGHFKAGSMGPKVEAAVQFVQRGGQLSVITSLDKAVEALAGSAGTRISAGQ
- the allB gene encoding allantoinase AllB, which gives rise to MLDLLVSGGTAVLPQGPARADVGVADGRIAAVGDLSAFPARQTIDVSGLLVLPALVDGHVHFNDPGLTEREDFYTGSCAAAAGGVGSVVEMPLSGNPTVTSVETLEAKKTQAAAKSVVDYGLWGGLVNDNVSQMEAMSQNGALCFKAFTCFAGNDFPYANHDVLWRGLVEAGRIGALVGVHCEDEELTSVREKRARAEGRLTVRSFLEAHAPETEELAVAGLLVMARRAGARVHVCHATLAEVVDIVTEAKKHQPATVETCPHYLVFNESDLERLGGELKCTPAIRTAADVERLWDRVLSGKVDMICSDHSPSTIPQKNPLSGCFWDAWGGTEGVQTTLSVLYGEGVAKRGMSLTQLVQLLCEGPAKVFGLFPQKGQLALGSDGDLTLFDPNARWTVTPEALFYKNRHSPYMGMELCGKVKTTIVRGTVVYDGNKVLAPAGFGRLLSRQSGGAGADK
- a CDS encoding Na+/H+ antiporter NhaC family protein translates to MEYGFLSLIPPIVAIVLALVTKQTVFSLVVGLWIGTTIICGWNPIVGFPTMISKFFIPLIANEWNAGMLMLIVSCGGFVYLIKRTGGAKAFGEFAAKRVKTRKQAQLTTYASAFAFIFTEPTLTLGSIMRPVTEKLRVSRVKLAYICDVMGCPFATLSPITSYSTYAIGLIATQFTALGITDNPWSVYLRALPFNFYATFGMLVLLAVIIWDLDIGPMYAAEQRAIKTGQLIGPNDNPMGKYDLDEDKLFSGVNLTLKNFLVPLGVLFLTLIAMIMWTGNAPVNGIGGAFVKSNISLSISTSFLTASIAAGIIGAHSKVFGFRDIVPEWCHGVALNSDIPVILVLAWSIGSLTGMMDLKGYLINIVESYHIPAGLMPAFLFVVGAFIGFSTGSSWGVWAIILPISLPVAHHFGVPMELMIGASLSGGVFGDHCSPISDTTILASTAAGADHVEHVKTQLPYSLTVAFCSGLGFLVGGLYSQMLGLVVAAVSLAFAVILLHRLAARRLCRQAA
- a CDS encoding pyridoxal-phosphate-dependent aminotransferase family protein, whose product is MIKTERLVMIPGPTPVVRSIQNEMARPTVAFGDPCFVADYKQLVLDLQEMWGCGEGGQAFVFAGSGTLGMEMALANTTKRGDKILVCSNGAFGDRFKKMCLRKGLDMDVLATDHWGTSITAEMVEAKLKEKKYAAVTVTHVETSTGVMAPIAAIGEVLKKHPETIYIVDGVAAAAGAEENLEKMGIDIVLSCSQKAFGVCPGLTVLWASKAALDRRASLGELIPESYCDFNEWVPVMRDPSKYWGTPAVNLIWSLKESVRIIKEEGLAERYARHIRIAKLIDQSVEKLGFKVAAEEGFRAPTLTVYLYPAGVDDAKFRAAVAEEGAVVAGCLGEFAGKGFRMGHMGNIDKHVITGAVAAVARACVKLGVKADVAGAMDVLLRGLAQEK